From the Carya illinoinensis cultivar Pawnee chromosome 4, C.illinoinensisPawnee_v1, whole genome shotgun sequence genome, one window contains:
- the LOC122308065 gene encoding putative pectinesterase 63, translating to MRVARSKRTCIFNPSFKMALKLTHLTTPVLFLATLLVLQLVPTALCHANRTVPSDPESNLDAWIALNMKQYKQASKHSLLNNALFASLSKAPMKIIKVRKDGAGDFKTVTDAVKSIPSGNSDRVIIYIAGGKYREQVVVDRSKPFVTFYGQKGNMPTITYDATAKKYGTWKSATVAIESSNFMAVNIIFENSSPKPDPRKSDGQAVALRISGDMAAFYNCRFIGFQDTLCDDVGRHLFENCYIEGSVDFIFGNGKSLYRGTTIKSVAERLGVIAAQDMNGLSGDSGFVFVHCKILGTGDMYLGRAWKQTSRVVFAYTYMGSNINGGGWMKSQNQKNVFYGEYQCSGPGSSASKRKFGKMLSADQVKPFLSTSFIGGSQWLVPVPKIG from the exons ATGCGTGTAGCACGCAGCAAGAGAACTTGCATCTTCAATCCATCATTCAAAATGGCTTTGAAACTAACACATTTGACAACTCCGGTGTTGTTTCTAGCTACATTGCTCGTTCTCCAGCTCGTCCCAACAGCTTTATGCCATGCCAACCGGACTGTGCCATCGGATCCAGAATCAAACCTAGACGCTTGGATTGCGCTAAACATGAAACAGTACAAGCAGGCTTCAAAGCACAGCCTTCTCAACAACGCCCTATTCGCATCCCTTAGCAAAGCTCCAATGAAGATCATCAAGGTCAGGAAAGATGGTGCCGGAGATTTCAAGACGGTGACCGATGCCGTTAAGAGCATTCCGTCAGGAAATTCAGACCGAGTgattatatatattgctggcGGTAAGTATAGAGAACAGGTAGTCGTCGATAGGTCGAAGCCCTTCGTGACGTTCTATGGGCAAAAGGGCAATATGCCTACCATAACGTATGACGCTACAGCAAAGAAATACGGAACCTGGAAAAGCGCCACTGTGGCCATTGAGTCTAGTAACTTTATGGCAGTCAATATTATCTTTGAG AATTCATCTCCAAAACCAGATCCCAGAAAATCCGATGGACAGGCAGTGGCATTGAGGATATCAGGGGACATGGCAGCATTCTACAATTGCAGGTTCATAGGATTCCAAGACACCTTGTGTGATGACGTGGGCAGGCATTTGTTTGAGAACTGCTACATCGAAGGGAGTGTTGATTTCATATTTGGAAATGGAAAATCCCTCTACAGG GGCACCACCATAAAATCGGTCGCAGAGAGATTGGGTGTGATCGCAGCACAAGATATGAATGGCTTATCAGGGGACAGCGGGTTTgtattcgtccattgcaagataCTGGGGACTGGTGATATGTACCTTGGTCGAGCATGGAAGCAGACATCTCGGGTTGTATTTGCCTATACATACATGGGCAGCAACATCAATGGTGGCGGCTGGATGAAGTCTCAGAACCAAAA GAATGTGTTTTATGGAGAGTACCAATGTTCGGGCCCAGGGTCATCTGCCTCCAAACGCAAATTTGGAAAGATGCTTTCTGCCGATCAAGTAAAGCCCTTCTTGAGCACCTCTTTTATCGGAGGAAGCCAGTGGCTTGTCCCAGTTCCAAAGATTGGATAA